CGCCGCATGCAGCAGCCGGGCGGTGTTGGCGCCCACGTTGCCGAAGCCCTGGATGGCCACGCGCGCCCCCTCCAGGCCCAGCCCCAGCACCCGGAAGGCGGCGCGCACCACCTCCAGCAGCCCGCGCGCCGTGGCCTCCTCCCGGCCGCGGGAGCCGCCCAGGGCCACAGGCTTGCCGGTGACCGTCCCCGGCTCCACATAGCCCCGCTTCATGCTGATGGTGTCCATCACCCAGGCCATGATCTGGGGGTGCGTGCCCACGTCGGGGGCGGGGATGTCCCGGTCCGGCCCGATGATGTCGAAGATCTCCGCCGTGTACCGGCGGGTGAGCCGCTCCAGCTCCCGCCGGGAGAGGCGGGCCGGGTCCACGGCGATTCCTCCCTTGGCCCCGCCGAAGGGCACGTCCACCACCGCGCACTTCACCGACATCCAGGCGGCCAGCGCCTGAACCTCCTCCAGGGTGACGTGGGGATGGTAGCGGATGCCGCCTTTGCCCGGGCCGCGCACGGTGTCGTACTGCACCCGGTAGCCGGTGAAGGTCTCCACCCGCCCGTCGTCCATCTCCACGGGGAGGGTGACGATGATGGAGCGCTTGGGCGCTCGCAGCGGCTTGAGGTCGTTCTGCGGCAGAGCCAGGAGCGCGCCCACCCGCTCCACCATCTCCAGGTAGCTGGCGAAGGGGGAATCGGTCACCGCACCGTAGCCGCTGCTACTGGCTGGCCCTGGCCTGCTGCCGGCCGCGCACAGCCTGCACCGCACCGCGCTCCGCCTTCACCCTGACGTTGGGTGCCAGCTCCAGGGTCAGCTCAT
This window of the Armatimonadota bacterium genome carries:
- a CDS encoding Glu/Leu/Phe/Val dehydrogenase; the encoded protein is MTDSPFASYLEMVERVGALLALPQNDLKPLRAPKRSIIVTLPVEMDDGRVETFTGYRVQYDTVRGPGKGGIRYHPHVTLEEVQALAAWMSVKCAVVDVPFGGAKGGIAVDPARLSRRELERLTRRYTAEIFDIIGPDRDIPAPDVGTHPQIMAWVMDTISMKRGYVEPGTVTGKPVALGGSRGREEATARGLLEVVRAAFRVLGLGLEGARVAIQGFGNVGANTARLLHAAGARVIALSDVQGGVYAPGGLDPEAAVRHARQTGSVVGLPGTQPLSNAQMLTLECDLLVPAALGGQLTTENAPTVRARVVAEGANGPTTPEADAILRRRGVFILPDILANGGGVVVSYFEWVQDRYGYFWKEEVVRERLAEKMQQAFHDVLAVAERYHVDMRTAAYALGVQRIVEARRLRGLYA